In Bacillus sp. S3, the sequence ATTCATGCCGTGGGTTTTAACTCCCTGCTTGCCAAGAAAATCGGTAAGATCGGCATTGGCAATCACAAGTGCATCGTTTCTTTTCGCTATCGCAACCGTATCTCCGACATGATCGTTATGACCATGCGATAATATAATCACATCAGCTTTTACTTCATCAGCCTTTAAATCCGTTAAACTATTGCCGGTAATAAAAGGATCAATTAAAATTGTATTTCCCTTTGTTTGAATCTGAACAACTGAATGTCCATGGAAAGAAATTCTCATGATTCCAGCTCCTTTTAAATTGATATATTATGTACTTCCATAAAAAAATGGGAATTCCTTCTTCATTTATTTCCATAACTCACTTGTTTTAGCGCATGCTAAGGTCAGATAGTTTACTTTCACTAGTAAAATTGATACTCTCAAATAGGATTTTTATTTTTTTAAGGGGGCTCCCTGCACATGAATCAACGATTAGTTAAGCTTCAAACATGGATGAAAGAAAACGGAATTGACGTCTGCTTTCTTACATCTACCGAAAATGTATTTTATTTAAGCGGCTATTATACGGATCCGCACGAACGATTACTGGCACTTGCCGTTTTTCAAGAAGAAGAGCCGTTTCTCGTCTTGCCGGCGATGGAAGTGCCGGATGCTAAACGCTCAGAGTGGGAACATGAAATTATCGGCTACAACGACATCGAAAATCCGTGGGAAATGATTCTTAACTCCATTAACAAAAGAATCAATAGTGTTTCAAAAGCTGCGATTGAAAAAGAGCATATGAATGTGGAACGCTATGAGCACCTTACACAATTATTCCCTAAGGCATCATTTGTTTCTGCAGAAGAAAAAGTAAGGCAGCTGCGGATGATTAAAGATGCAAAAGAACTGAAAATCATCGAAGAAGCTTGTGCTCTTGCCGATTTTGCCGTTGAATTCGGAGTAAGTGAAATCAAGGAGGGCAAGACGGAGCTTGAAATCCTTAATGCCTTAGAGTACGCCTTAAAGCAAAAGGGTGTTACCGAAATGTCGTTCTCGACCATGGTGTTGACCGGGGCAAACGCCGCTTCTCCTCACGGCAATCCAGGGAGCACGAAAATTCAAAAAGGTGATTTCGTATTATTTGATTTAGGTGTGGTGGTCGACCGCTATTGTTCCGATATCACAAGAACCGTTGCATATGGGGACATTAATGAAAAACAAAAAGAAATTTATGATACAGTCTTAAAGGCCCAGCTCGCAGCAATTGAGGCAAGTAAGCCTGGCGTAACGGCAGCGGAAGTTGACCTTACTGCCCGCAGAATTATTTCTGAAGCAGGATATGGCGAATATTTTCCACATCGTTTAGGCCACGGTCTTGGAATTGGGGTTCATGAGTATCCTTCCATGACTGAAACGAACCAACTGGTAATAGAAGAAGGAATGGTCTATACAATCGAACCGGGAATTTATGTTCCAAACGTAGCAGGTGTTCGAATTGAAGATGATCTTTATATCAGTGCAGACGGTGCAAAAGTGTTAACTAAATTCCCGAAAGAATTACAGGTTATAAAATAATTAAATTGGAGCTTTTTTACATTGAACTCTAATCGAAATTGAGGTAATATACAAATACGAGCTGCGTTGTACGTATTCATAATAAAGTTTTAACCTTTAAGCTGTAAAAGGGAGTTTAACCATCGAAACTGGAATGACAGGCCTCCGTCTATAAGACATGGAGGACACGCAGAAAGGTTTCTGAGAACACCCACTTTGAGGAGTGGTGGTTTAAAACTTTCTTATATCACTACGGCAAATGCGGCTGTATATTAAGTTTTCAAACCAGCTTCTTTGTGAGGCTGGTTATTATTTTGCAAAAAAAAGAAGAGGGAAGCCCTCTTCTTTTTTACTATTTTTCTAGCAATGTTTTTGTAACTGAAAATTCCAGTCCATGTGCTTCAGCAACTGCTTGATAGGTTACATACCCGTCAAGGGTATTAATTCCTTTTAATAAAGCGTCATTCTCTAAACAAGCTTTCTTGTAGCCTTTATTTGCGATAAGCACGGCATAGGGTACGGTCACGTTTGTTAACGCAAAAGTGGAGGTTCTTGGTACTGCACCAGGCATATTTGCGACAGCGTAATGAACAACGCCATGCTTCACATATGTTGGATTATCATGTGTCGTAATTTGATCGGTAGTTTCAAAGATACCGCCTTGGTCGATCGCGATATCAACGACCACACTTCCCGGCTTCATTGATTGAATCATTTCTTCACTAACAAGCTTTGGCGCCTTCGCACCAGGGATTAAAACAGCTCCAATGACTAAATCGGATTCCTTAACTGCTTCTGCAATATTGAAAGGGTTCGACATTAATGTTGTCACATCAGATCCGAAAATATCATCTAATTGACGGAGCCGATCCGGATTTAAATCAATGATAGTAACCTTTGCTCCTAAGCCGATTGCCATTTTTGCCGCATTTGTACCAGCTACACCGCCGCCAATAATGGTAACAGTTCCCCTTTGGACTCCAGGGACACCCGAGAGCAGAATTCCCTTACCGCCGTATACCCTCTCCAAAAATTGCGCCCCAACTTGTGCTGCCATCCTTCCGGCAACCTCACTCATTGGCGTTAATAATGGCAGACTTCTATTCGCCAGCTGAACTGTTTCATAGGCAATCCCGACTACTTTATGATCAATCAATGCCTTCGTTAATTCCGGTTCAGGTGCCAGATGTAAATATGTAAACAAAATTAACCCTTCACGGAAATATTGATATTCGCTTGGCAGCGGTTCTTTTACCTTCATGACCATATCCGCAGACCATGCTTCGGCAGCGGTTTCTACAAGTCTCGCCCCATTCGTGCTATACTCATCGTCCAAAAACCCGGATCCAAGCCCTGCTCCTTTTTCAATAATAACCTCATGACCAAATTTAACAAGGTTAACTACCCCGGCTGGTGTCATTGCTACCCGATTCTCATTATTTTTTATCTCTTTTGGTACCCCAATCCGCATGTGCTTACCTCCATTAATTATTTATCAAAAAAAAAACAAGTCACTATTAGTATATCCCTTTTTGGCAGGAAAAATGTAACAAAGAGCTTTCCCCTTCGGGCAAAGCTCTAAAACTACTCCTTAATAATAGTAAGGGTAAGGATATCCGTAATATGGATAACCATATCCGTATCCATATGGTGCTGTTAATAAGGCTCCCGCTGCCAGTCCCCCTAAAAATGGTAAACCGTATCCATATCCATATGGCCGGCCGAAACCACCGTAATGTCCAAAGCCTCCGTGATAGCCAAAACCGCCATGATGGCCAAATCCACCATGATGGCCAAAACCTCCGTGGCCACCGTGATGTACCCTTGAATCCTGAATTAGATTGTCTTGATGTCCAACAAATAATTTTTGATACTTAGGCATTAAATGCATGTCTCTATTCATTTTGTCTCTCCTCGTTATTTATTGATTCACACACTAAAGAGTATGCATGTTTGGGTGTAGATTCTTGGGTAAACGCCCTCTATGGACGAATTTTCGAGGCAAATGACTACCTTTACAAATTGCAAAAGGCTGCCCCTTTGATGGACAGCCTTTTCCTTATGGACATTCTGCTTATTCCTCTGAAGCAGTAAAATCGCTGCTTTCAGCAAGTGCGGTTCCTTCCCCAATAAAACCACTATTGTAAGAATTCATAATCTGTTCACTTACTTCATTTACCCCTTTTTCCTCAAATTGAAATGAAAACTTGTTATTTAGTTCCCGTTTTCCCATCATCATTTTCCCCTTTCATGGTTGGTCTACCACATTATTGTTCGAAAAGTTGCAACAGTTATACGTTGTTAAATATTGTATAATCAAGGTGAGGAGATGATGATCATGGGACTCAAATATCAAAATATTTTAGTCGCTATTGATGGATCAAAAGAAGCGGATTGGGCATTTCGAAAAGGGATTGAAATTGCCAAACGCAATCAAGCTACTATGCTACTAGTTCATGTGATTGACACTAGGTCATTTGCTTTAATCGAAGCTTACGACACTGTCATCGGTGACAGGGCAGAAAAACTGGCAAAAGACATGCTGGAAAATTATCAAAGGCAGGCTGTAGAAGCCGGATTAACAGATGTACAGTATGAAATTGAATTTGGCTCTCCTAAGATACGAATCCCTAGAGATTTAGCTAAAAAACACAAGATTGATTTAATCCTATGCGGAGCTACGGGAATGAATGTAGTGGAAAGATTTTTTATCGGAAGTGTTTCCGAACATATTACCCGATATGCACCATGTGACGTTCTAATTGTTAGAACAGAAAAAGAGACCGAATAGATATGATCCAACGTGCACGGTGTTATTTGCCCCGTGCATGTTTATTTTTTTCATGGAAAATAGTTTTGTCGTGAAATGACGGGCCAATCTATAGTAAAATATATACAACCACACAGCATGGAGGCCTTTAAATGAATGACCATTTTTGTTTTGATTCGCGTCTTGGAATTTCAGTTCCCGATTTGACAATCGAATGGGAAGATTACAGCAAAGAAACGCAGCAGGAGATTCTCTTAAATTGGGAGCAAATCCGCGGTTCCATACCTGACCGAATCGCTGAGCTCGAGCAGGAAATCAACTATAAGCAGGAACAGCTTTCAAATGAAAATGACTTCCCCCGCTCTTGTCAATTAAATACAGATATCGCAAACCTTGCCTCCATCATTAATGATCTTTGGCTTTGGTACCGGGCTAACCAGACAGTCTCCACCAAAATGCACCAATAAGAAAAGCGGAAGCGCCCTGGTCAGCGGCGTATGGCCTGGAGCGCTCCAACTGAGATAAAGGAAACACGAAGAGCCGGAGGCGCATTCGATGTTGACTTATCGTAGGGTGGGGAGCGAAGGACACTAGCCGCTAGGGCGCTGAAGCTGGACAATTCTCGAAGTCGATTTAAAGGTCTTTTTTGATTTCTCGTACAACATGCCCTATCTCAGGCAGGATTAGTTTGTTCATTGCCAGCTTTACTGCTCCGCTTGAGCCCGGGGTTGAGAACACGGCCGTATTGTTGACGACACCAGCAATGGCCCTCGAAAGAATGGCCGCAGAGCCGATATCCTCTTGATAGCTAAGCATCCTGAATAATTCTCCAAAACCAACGATTTCTTTTTCAAGCAGACTTTGAACAGTTTCAATCGTTACATCACGCTTTGCAATTCCTGTACCGCCATTCGTCAGAATCACGTCAATGTCTACCCGTTCGCAGCCCTTTAAGATTTCATTTTTAATGTGTGATGCCTCATCTTTAACAATGACATAATCAACAATGGAATGTCCCGCCCCTTCCAGTTGTTCCATCATCAGCTTGCCGCTTTTGTCTGTTTCTTTATTTCTTGTGTCACTAACTGTAATCACTTTACATGTAACCGACTTCGGTGCTTCTTTTTTATGTTCATGCGTGCTCATCCTAAAAACTCCTCTTTTTCTTTGAGGTAACGAAGCTGATAATATTTATGGGCAAGGTCCGTTACCTTTCTCGTTAATTGATAATTAGCACCTGCCCCGATGGCCATGCTGACAAGGGGAATCCCCTGAATGACTTTTTTTCGAAACAAGGCAATAACCATTGCTTTTAATAATTGCTGCACAGGCTGTTCCAGCCAGGTAATATCGGTAATCTCATCCTTTCCCTGATAAAAATAATGACCATCATTTCCGTCTAAATCCTCCATTAATGAGGTCCAGCCCTCTCTCCGGATTCTTGGCGGCAATGTAGCCGTATGAAAAACTTTCAGTGATGTCATCATTTCATATGGTGTATTGACTTCAAATCCATACGTCATGGCAATTAATTGCACGACCCTTAAATTAATGACAGCCATTGCAGGAATGTCGGTACTGAGCAGAAGTGCGCCCCCTGTCCCCGCAAGCCCCCCTTGGGCAAACGAATAAAACCGATGCCTGGCAATTTGCTGTTCTGCTATGTATTGTAATTGCTCTATGTCCAATTGCTTTAAATCCGCTACTTCTTCTATATTTTTTAGAAAAACCCTTCCCGAAGAAAGTATTCTTTCTTTTGCATCCATTTGAAGCTGCGAGCCCTGTATGAACCCATGTAAATGAAATAACCACGTATCAATAAGCGAAAAAAATTGACGTTGAACATTTTCTGGCAGCAATAAAAATGAACGCTCCAAATATTTTTCATAGGTTAATTGAAAATCATTTGCCTCATAATTGAGCAAACTTTCTTCCCACAACCGGATTTCATTCAAAACGCTTGTTTCCCTGCTTGTCAATGGCATATGTGGGGCCCCCTTCCTGTAATATGCTTCTTTTTCCAGTATATCACAAAGAATTGGGAACTTAAAAAAGACAAAAGCAGTTCAGCTTTTGTCTTTTTATTTATGATTATTTTACCGAACATCCGCTAAACGAACAACGTCACGGGCAATCATTACTTCTTCATTTGTTGGGATAATTAATACTTTAACTGGTGAATGTGGATAGCTGATGAATGCTTCCTCGCCTCTTACTTTATTAAGTGCCGGATCCCAATAGATGCCCATAAATTCAAGACCTTTTAAGACATTTTCTCGAATCGTGTCACTATTTTCACCGATACCAGCAGTGAAAATAATGGCATCTACCCCGTTCATACGGGAAGCATAGGAACCGATATATTTATGGATTCTATTCGCAAAGACATCCAATGCCAGCTGAGCCCGTTCATTACCCTTTTTCGCTTCAATTTCAATATCCCTTAAGTCGCTTGAAAATCCAGAAACGGCTAACATACCACTCTTTTTATTTAACACATCTAAAACCTCATCAGCGGTCTGGCCGGTTTTTTCCATGATGTATGGAATAAGTGCCGGATCAATATTACCTGAACGTGTCCCCATTGTGACACCTGCAAGTGGTGTAAAGCCCATGGATGTATCGATGGATTTCCCGCCTTCGATAGCAGCAATACTTGCCCCGTTCCCTAAATGACATGAGATTAACCGAAGCTGTTCAACAGGGCGGCCTAATAGTTCTGCTGCACGCTGGGATACATACTTGTGGCTTGTACCATGGAAACCATACTTACGAATGCCATATTCTTTGTAATATTGATAGGGAAGACTGTACAGGAAAGAACTTTCCGGCATTGTTTGATGAAAGGCTGTGTCGAAAACAGCAACTGCTGGTACGTTCGGAAGGACTTGTTTAAACGCTATAATACCGGTTGCATTAGCTGGATTATGTAACGGAGCCAGCTCTGATAGTTCCTCAATCTTGTTTAGCACTTCATCTGTGATCAATGCTGAATCATCGAAGGATTCTCCACCATGGACAACACGATGACCAATTCCTTCGATTTCATCTAAAGATTGAATAATTTCTAAAGTTGTTAATTTATCTAATAGCATTTTTACTGCAACTTCATGGTCAGGGATATCTATGATTTCCTGAATCTTTTCACCATGAGCCGTAATATTAAAAATTGAATCTTTTAGGCCAATTCTTTCAATCAGTCCTTTTGTAATGACTTCTTCACTTGGCATTTCAAACAATTGAAACTTCAAGGATGAACTGCCTGCATTAATCGCAATAATCTTCGCCATCTTTATAACCGCTCCTTTTATATAACAACATCGTTATTTATGATAATTGAATAGTACACTTTATTTTGTGCAAACCTATCTTGTTTATTTCCCTCAATTTCTCATTTAATCATTGAAAATCAGACATTTCAAGGGATAAATCCAGTGGTAACGGTTCCATCGCAAATGTTCATCTTTTCACAAATTTCATATTTTTTGAAAATTAAATAAAAAGGATAAAACCGGGAGGCTCCTCAGTTTTATCCTTTATTTTCTTGAAACCATTTTTCAATTTTAGAGAGAATATTGTCCATACCAACAGGGCTTGACAGGCTTGGTAAATTAACGAGCAATGCTTGCTTTGGCGGCTTAACACCTTCCCCTTTTTTTCGTAAAACCAAAATACTCTTAGCTGAATTTTTATTTTTAAACATGCTTGTTGGTAATTGAAGCAGTCCTTGAACAATTAAATTTTCCTTGATAAATTCGTGCAGCTGCGGTGCCTGTTCACTCTCAAACAGGCCGTTTGGTATAAGAAAGAATAAGTATCCGCCAGGAGTGGTATGCCGGACACTTTGCTCGATAAATAAATGATGCGAATAGGAATGACCCTCAGGTGCCTGTAATTGATAATCTGCCGCTCTCACGTCATTTGGATAAAAGCCAACCGGCAAATCCGCAATAACAGCATCAACCGGATCGATAAACAAAGGCTCCAGGGCATCCTGATTGAACAACTGAATGGGATGTTCTTGTAAGTTAGCATTTACATACGCCAGTTTGATTAGGATATCGTCAATCTCTACACCAATTGCCGTAATATTTTTATGTACATGATTTAAAACGGTAGTTAATAAATTCCCCGTTCCAATAGCCGGATCGAGAAGACGGAAGGATGGCTGCTCAATAAATCTTTCCACGAGATACCCCATCAGCATTCCAACAGAATCTGGGGTCATTTGATGATTAGGCTGTACATTTTCCTTCATCCCTTTTAAGATAACAAGCTGATAGGCTTTTCGAATATCCTCATTGGAATATTTGACTAATTGGATCTCTTCATATACTTTCTTTAGACGCTTTAGCGTTAACTCACTAAGCTCTTCCTGCAAGATGGTACCCTGAAATAGGTTTTCTCCTGTCTCCGCCAAGGCCTCCAGGTAACCGCAGGACAATTCCTCTTGTAAAATAAGTGCTGTTTCATTAAAAAGGGTAAATAGCTGCTCCACTGGAGAAAGTTTCATTGTTTCCCCTCCAATACTAAATTTCCTTATTCATTTTATACGAGTTTGGTTTTTTTAAACAAGTAAAAAGGCCTCGCAATTACTGAGGCCTTTCTTTGGCTATTTTATTTTGCGTTTCTAGCTGCTTCAAGTGCTGCTTCATAATTCGGGTGGTTCGTTGCTTCGCTGACATATTCTACATATGTTACAGTATCGTTCGAGTCAACCACAAAAACCGCACGGGTTAGTAATCTTAATTCTTGGATTGCAACCCCAAATGCTTCTCCAAAAGATAGATCGCGGTGGTCAGAAAGTGTTTGCACATTTTCAATTCCTGCTGCAGCACACCAGCGCTTTTGTGCAAATGGTAAGTCCACGCTCACTGTTAAAACTTTTACGTTTCCTAAGCTGTTTGCTTCTTCATTGAAGCGGCGGGTTTCCGCATCACAAACGCCAGTATCTAAAGAAGGTACGGACGTGATTAAACGAACTTGCCCTTTTGTACTTTCTAACGTTACTTCTGATAGATCATTTGCCAGTACCGTAAAATTGGGTGCCTTGTCACCCACTTTTACTTCATTGCCTAGTAATGTGACGCTATTGCCTTTAAATGTTACATTTGCCATTTCCTTCATCCTCCTTTGTCGTTTTAAAGTCATTCCCTTGGAGAGTGATTGACTTTAATATGTACAGTGTAAATATATCTTTTCAACAGCCTTTTTGCAATTATTTGAATTCCTAAAGAACACTCGCCGACTGACTTTCGGCCAAAAGAAAAAGTTAACCTCCCAAAAGGCTGGAAGATTAACCTTTGCCTTATAATTCAAGATCCACTTTTGGCTGCTGCTGATGGTTTTGCTGTTGTTTATTCTCATCCTTTTTCGAGAACATTTGCTGTATTTTATCAACTGCCTGCGGCGCAAGTTCAAGAATCTTCTCATAGAGGTGGGTACTTTCATCGAGATGCAACATTTTGACCCCATGAGAGTTAACGATTAAAAAGGCAATTGGGGTAATAGAAACTCCGCCGCCGCTACCGCCGCCAAATGGCAGCTGCTTTGACTGGCCCCCACTTTGTCCTTGTCCTTGACTCTGCCCTTGACCTTGGGATTGTGAGCTGTCAAGCTTGAACTCACTGCCGCCGGCAGCAAATCCAAAACCAACCTTAGATACTGTTAATATAACACTTCCGTCAGGGGTTTCCACCGGATCACCAATGATGGTATTCACATCAATCATTTCTTTCAAGCTTTCCATTGCAGTCGTCATCAAACCTTGAATTGGGTGGTCAGACATGGCTATTTCCTCCTCTTTCAAACAGAATTCGTTTTTTCATTTTTAAGATTGTTACTATTTGGGCGAAGTTTCCCGCCCTTCCAGAATTTAATCAGTTTTAATCCTGCGAGAATAGCATGCCCGATTCGAAACTGAAACATACACGAAAATCTTGTTTGAATAACGGCAGCTTGAAAATGAGGTGTTACCGATATACGAGGCATTTGCTTTAGGCGTAAATAATGACTCATAAGGCCGATAATGCTCCCTTTTAAAGCCCAAACTGCCCCTGTTACCATCCCTGTATGTGCAGCATCACCAAGCCCAACGAGCGAATCCCATTCCAGTTTTTTTACCGTTACCTTACGAAAGAACTTTCTTACAATGACATGCAAATTGAAAACTTTCTCCAGAATTTCTTTCGTCTTTTTCAAACTTGCTGTTACATCTTTATTAGTGATTTGGTTCACCTTATGCTCAGGATTTTCAGGATCTGAATCTCCCATATGTGAATGACTTTTAACCACGACACTTGGTGAATCATCATCAATCTTTATTAATGGAACATTGATTTTATACTTAATTACAAACCATACCCGAAACTCTATCATTAAATCATCATTGTCATTATGATGATAATAATTTACAAGAATCGTTAATTTCGTAAGAATTATGATAATGAATAAGACCAATAAGATGGATAAGGTTAGCCAAAGCCAAAACAATTAGTTCACAACCTTTCAGCCTATTATTATTTACTTTTATAATAAAAATAAACCTGTCAACACGATGTTGACAGGTTTGATTTTTTCGAATTTATCGTTCTGTATGAATAACAGTTGTATCTGTGAAAAGGTCATGCAGCCCTTGCTTTTTCGGTAAAAAGGCAACAAGACAATAGCCGATGATAACGGTTGCTGATATAAAACGGCCGATCCATTCGCGAAAAAGAACCGTTCCCCAAGATAATTTATCACTTTTCAAGTCAATTACCTTTAAGCCAAAGACCATTTTTCCAAGCGTTTGCTTAAAATATTTTGTCATCAAGACAAAATATAAATAAAAGATAACCGCTGATGCTATCGAAATAGGAGCAAACATGTTAAATTCCGATAAGGAAATATCAAGCGCCCGAAATAATGGATTGATCAACAACCTGCCGATACTCCCCACGACAATTAAATCAAGCAGGTAGGCCCAAAAACGCATCCAGAAACCTGCATAACGCACCGGGAAGCTTTGCAAAACCGGGTCTGGAATTCTGTCCTCTTCAGAAGGGGGATTAGCAGCACTATGGTCATCTATCTGATTTGACGCAGATTCATTTGTCATTTCTTGATTATCATTTGTTTCCATTCGCTTCGCCCCCCTTATTCCGCATATAAGTACATCAGGCGTGGTGAATTAGGCTTGGAAAGAATTTTCATAAGTCCTGCCATTTCCACATTATCACTGATTAGTTTTTTTGCCTGAAACGTAAATAATGAGCCAAAACCTAGATCATCCGAATAACGGATAACCTTTGCCCCTTTAAGCTTCTCCTGTTTTTTCATTTGGTCGATCACATCTTCTAAATAGCCAAAATCATCAATAAGCTTAATTTCCTTTGCCTGACGGCCATCGTATACCCGGCCATCCGCAATCTTTTTCACTTCATCCACACTCATATGGCGGCCCTCCGAAATGACCTTAACAAATCCTTCATAGGAATTATCAATCATCTTTTGTAAAATTGCCCGCTCATCCTCTGTCATTTCTCTCGTTGGACTCATGATATCTTTATACTTACCACTTTTAATCGTGACAAAATCTACACCATATTTATCAGCCAATCCCTTGTAATTATATCCTTCCATTATGACGCCTAGCGAGCCGGTTAAGGTTTCCGGACTGGCGAAAATCTTTTTCGCTGCCGTTGAGATATAATAACCTCCTGAAGCGGCCATCGAACCCATCGAAATATAGACCGGTTTTTTACTGTCCTTTTGGAGATCAACCAGCTTGTCGTGAATTTCTGCGCTTTCCACAACACCGCCTCCTGGTGAATTTACTCTAATAATGACGCCCTTAACCGTATCGTCCTCTTTCAGATAGTTTAACTTTTTCAGAAAATCTTGATGATTATAACCTGCGCTTTGCAAAAATGACCCTGTTTCGCCAGTATCTTGGATGACACCATCGACATCAAGAATCACGATTTTCTTTAATTCGCTGCCATCTTTGACAACTTCCTCCGTAAAGGACTGTTCGGATGCAGCCATGAAATCGGTGAAATCCGTTTCTATTCCTTTAAATGCGAATGCCGATAAAAAATTAATAACAACCGAAACAAAAAATAATGCGGCAGCAATCCCAAGTGCGGCCCATCTTTTTCCATTCATATGTATTTCCCCCTTCTGTCTT encodes:
- the sppA gene encoding signal peptide peptidase SppA, with the translated sequence MNGKRWAALGIAAALFFVSVVINFLSAFAFKGIETDFTDFMAASEQSFTEEVVKDGSELKKIVILDVDGVIQDTGETGSFLQSAGYNHQDFLKKLNYLKEDDTVKGVIIRVNSPGGGVVESAEIHDKLVDLQKDSKKPVYISMGSMAASGGYYISTAAKKIFASPETLTGSLGVIMEGYNYKGLADKYGVDFVTIKSGKYKDIMSPTREMTEDERAILQKMIDNSYEGFVKVISEGRHMSVDEVKKIADGRVYDGRQAKEIKLIDDFGYLEDVIDQMKKQEKLKGAKVIRYSDDLGFGSLFTFQAKKLISDNVEMAGLMKILSKPNSPRLMYLYAE